A genomic region of Streptosporangium lutulentum contains the following coding sequences:
- a CDS encoding TetR/AcrR family transcriptional regulator, whose translation MTRQEVIKAARKLYAVPGYAQTTVDKIAREARVSPATVYAQCGGKEGLLRTLMDIWTTSPTVGQIIADSAAAPTGRTKLEVLAAGYAAHAAEAGDIMRIVERAAPSSPAAQTFLDVADQRHIEALEMIVEGIAGNGDLAEGLSVEDAAKIIFFHFRNPQLVLAVETFGWGVERGTRWLVDRVAAAILKD comes from the coding sequence ATGACTCGGCAAGAGGTCATCAAGGCCGCGCGGAAGCTGTACGCCGTGCCCGGCTACGCGCAGACCACGGTCGACAAGATCGCACGCGAGGCGCGTGTCTCCCCTGCCACCGTCTACGCCCAGTGTGGAGGCAAGGAGGGTCTGCTCCGGACCTTGATGGACATATGGACGACGAGCCCGACGGTGGGACAGATCATCGCCGACTCGGCGGCCGCGCCCACAGGCCGGACCAAGCTGGAGGTCCTGGCTGCGGGCTACGCCGCGCACGCCGCGGAGGCCGGCGACATCATGCGCATCGTCGAGCGCGCCGCACCCAGCTCCCCAGCCGCCCAGACATTCCTCGACGTCGCCGACCAACGCCACATCGAGGCGCTGGAGATGATCGTCGAGGGCATCGCCGGCAACGGCGACCTGGCCGAGGGACTCTCGGTCGAGGACGCAGCGAAGATCATCTTCTTCCACTTCCGCAACCCTCAACTGGTCCTCGCCGTGGAGACGTTCGGGTGGGGCGTCGAGCGAGGGACACGGTGGCTCGTGGATCGGGTCGCGGCCGCAATCCTCAAGGACTGA
- a CDS encoding alpha/beta fold hydrolase yields the protein MVTIHHRYAMVDGYQIFYREAGPRDRPTLVLLHGFPASSLMFRHLLPRLADRWHLVAPDHVGFGLSDAPTVDEFTYSFDSLTDITGALLTQLGIERYCLFVHDHGAPIGWRLALRAPDAVTAIITQNGNAYAEGLQPEFFITVCDYWREQTPQTEAGVRQAFTLELTRWRYLAGVTDETLVDPATWTHDHDLLSRPGNDQVQLALFLDYATNLTLYPKVHRYFRERQVPLLAVWGKGDPIFGPAGALAFATDLPDAEVRLVAGGHFLLESALDEVVPLIRAFLGKHL from the coding sequence ATGGTCACGATCCATCACCGGTACGCCATGGTCGACGGCTACCAGATCTTCTACCGAGAAGCCGGGCCGAGAGACCGGCCCACCCTGGTGCTTCTTCACGGCTTCCCCGCAAGCTCTCTGATGTTCCGGCACCTCCTCCCACGGCTGGCGGATCGTTGGCACCTTGTGGCACCCGACCATGTCGGTTTCGGACTCTCCGACGCACCGACGGTTGACGAGTTCACGTACTCCTTCGACTCGCTCACCGATATCACGGGAGCTCTTCTTACGCAGCTCGGCATCGAGCGGTACTGCCTGTTCGTCCACGACCACGGCGCGCCGATCGGGTGGCGGCTTGCCCTGAGGGCACCGGATGCGGTCACGGCGATCATCACCCAGAACGGCAACGCGTACGCCGAGGGATTGCAGCCGGAGTTCTTCATCACGGTGTGCGACTACTGGAGAGAGCAGACCCCCCAGACCGAGGCCGGGGTTCGTCAGGCGTTCACCCTTGAGCTGACCCGCTGGCGGTACCTCGCGGGCGTGACAGACGAGACCTTGGTGGACCCCGCTACCTGGACTCACGATCACGACCTGCTGTCGCGGCCTGGCAACGACCAGGTGCAGCTCGCGCTGTTCCTGGACTACGCCACCAACCTGACGTTGTACCCCAAGGTGCACCGATACTTCCGTGAGCGGCAGGTTCCGCTGCTCGCCGTCTGGGGGAAGGGCGACCCGATCTTCGGACCCGCCGGGGCGCTCGCCTTCGCCACCGACCTGCCGGACGCCGAGGTCCGCCTGGTGGCCGGCGGCCACTTCCTGCTCGAGAGCGCTCTCGACGAGGTCGTGCCTCTCATCCGGGCATTTCTCGGCAAACACCTCTGA
- a CDS encoding alpha/beta fold hydrolase: MSNTPTVVLVHGAFADASSFARVVPELLADGTQVLVPAVPNRSLAGDAAYVASVVRQIEGPVLLVGHSYGGAVITVAGREDNVVGLVYLAAYVLDEGESLGALQSRFPDSPLAGALVYTPFPVEGSDEPGTDVSVDISRFPEIFAADVDTVLTRALAVSQRPLAGAAFGEPASTAAWKDRPVWGIVASSDQAINPDVQRFGYARAQAKVTEVVSSHLVMHAHPAEVVRVIREALASVTV, from the coding sequence ATGTCCAACACGCCCACTGTGGTCCTGGTCCACGGAGCTTTCGCCGATGCGTCCAGCTTCGCCCGAGTCGTCCCCGAACTGCTCGCCGACGGCACCCAGGTGCTGGTTCCCGCCGTACCCAACCGCAGCCTCGCCGGCGACGCGGCGTACGTCGCCTCCGTCGTCCGGCAGATCGAGGGCCCCGTCCTCCTTGTCGGTCACTCTTACGGCGGCGCAGTGATCACCGTCGCCGGTCGTGAGGACAACGTGGTGGGGTTGGTGTACCTGGCTGCCTACGTCCTCGACGAGGGCGAGAGCCTCGGGGCACTGCAGAGCCGCTTCCCCGACTCGCCGCTGGCCGGGGCCCTCGTTTACACGCCCTTCCCCGTCGAGGGCTCCGACGAGCCGGGCACCGATGTGTCGGTGGACATCTCCAGGTTCCCGGAGATCTTCGCCGCGGATGTGGACACCGTACTCACGCGCGCCCTGGCCGTTTCACAGCGACCGCTCGCCGGGGCCGCCTTCGGCGAGCCGGCAAGCACGGCCGCCTGGAAGGACCGGCCCGTGTGGGGGATCGTCGCTTCCTCCGACCAGGCCATCAACCCCGACGTCCAGCGGTTCGGCTACGCGCGCGCCCAGGCCAAGGTCACCGAGGTCGTCTCCTCGCATCTGGTGATGCACGCCCACCCGGCGGAGGTCGTCCGGGTGATCCGCGAGGCACTCGCTTCCGTGACCGTGTGA
- a CDS encoding LLM class flavin-dependent oxidoreductase — MQFGIFTVGDVTTDPTTGRTPSEHERIKAQVEIAKKAEEVGLDVVAVGQHHNPPFVASSPTTTMAYIAAQTERIILSTSTTLITTTDPVRIAEDYGTLQHLTDGRMDLMLGRGNTGPVYPWFGKDIREGINLAVENYALLHRLWREDVVDWQGRFRTPLQSFTATPRPLDGVPPFVWHGSIRSPEVAEQAAYYGDGFFSNHIFWPASHTRQMVALYRRRFEHYGHGTADQAIVGLGGQFFMRRNSQDAVAEFRRYFDNAPVYGHGPSLEDFAAQTPLTVGSPQEVLERTLAFREYVGDYQRQLFLIDHAGLPLKTVLEQLDLLGELLPDLRAGFAEGRPAHVPDAPTHASLVAAAGGPHDTTLHAVDDVTGTTDRDEVSA; from the coding sequence ATGCAGTTTGGGATCTTCACCGTCGGTGACGTGACGACGGACCCCACCACCGGGCGCACCCCGTCCGAGCACGAGCGCATCAAGGCGCAGGTGGAGATCGCGAAGAAGGCCGAGGAGGTCGGCCTCGACGTCGTCGCGGTCGGCCAGCACCACAACCCGCCGTTCGTCGCGTCCTCCCCGACCACGACGATGGCCTACATCGCCGCGCAGACCGAGCGGATCATCCTCTCGACGTCCACGACGCTGATCACGACGACCGACCCGGTCCGGATCGCCGAGGACTACGGCACCCTCCAGCACCTCACCGACGGCCGGATGGACCTGATGCTGGGCCGCGGCAACACCGGCCCGGTCTACCCGTGGTTCGGCAAGGACATCCGCGAGGGGATCAACCTGGCCGTCGAGAACTACGCATTGCTGCATCGGCTGTGGCGAGAGGACGTCGTGGACTGGCAGGGCCGGTTCCGGACGCCGCTGCAGAGCTTCACCGCCACCCCGCGGCCGCTCGACGGTGTGCCGCCGTTCGTGTGGCACGGCTCGATCCGCAGCCCCGAAGTCGCGGAGCAGGCGGCTTACTACGGCGACGGCTTCTTCTCCAACCACATCTTCTGGCCGGCCTCGCACACCCGGCAGATGGTCGCGCTCTACCGACGCCGCTTCGAGCACTACGGCCATGGCACCGCCGACCAGGCGATCGTCGGTCTCGGCGGCCAGTTCTTCATGCGGAGGAACAGCCAGGACGCCGTGGCCGAGTTCCGCCGGTACTTCGACAACGCTCCGGTCTACGGCCACGGGCCCTCACTGGAGGACTTCGCCGCGCAGACTCCGCTGACCGTGGGCTCACCGCAGGAGGTGCTCGAGCGCACGCTGGCCTTCCGGGAGTACGTCGGCGACTACCAGCGCCAGCTGTTCCTCATCGACCATGCCGGCCTGCCGCTGAAGACGGTGCTCGAGCAGCTGGACCTGCTCGGCGAGCTGCTGCCAGACCTGCGCGCCGGCTTCGCCGAGGGCCGACCGGCGCACGTGCCCGACGCGCCGACCCACGCCTCCCTCGTGGCGGCCGCGGGCGGCCCGCACGACACGACCCTCCACGCCGTCGACGACGTGACCGGCACGACGGACCGCGACGAGGTCTCGGCGTGA
- a CDS encoding CE1759 family FMN reductase has product MTSLVVVSAGLSNPSSTWLLADRLATATVETFEELDVTYVELRGLAHQLTDRLLTGFPAPELAAAEQAVRKADGLIVVTPVFSASYSGLFKIFFDVLEAGALDGTPVLLAATAGTARHSLVIEHALRPLFAYLHAVAVPTGVFAATSDFAGTDLGSRVLRAAGELAVLMGKTGGSSGAVAERRHVDADLAAATPFEQLLRQAGAPSSARTDLTA; this is encoded by the coding sequence GTGACGTCGCTCGTCGTCGTCTCGGCCGGGCTCTCGAACCCGTCCTCGACGTGGTTGCTGGCCGACCGGCTGGCTACGGCGACCGTTGAGACGTTCGAGGAGCTCGACGTCACCTACGTCGAGCTCCGCGGCCTCGCGCACCAGCTGACCGATCGGCTCCTGACCGGGTTCCCGGCGCCGGAGCTGGCGGCGGCGGAGCAGGCGGTCCGGAAGGCCGACGGACTGATCGTCGTCACGCCGGTGTTCTCGGCGTCGTACTCAGGCCTGTTCAAGATCTTCTTCGACGTTCTGGAGGCCGGCGCCCTCGACGGGACGCCGGTGCTGCTGGCCGCCACGGCCGGCACGGCTCGGCACTCGCTGGTGATAGAGCACGCCCTGCGGCCGCTGTTCGCCTACCTGCACGCCGTCGCGGTGCCGACCGGTGTCTTCGCCGCGACCTCCGACTTCGCCGGCACCGACCTCGGCTCCCGCGTGCTCCGCGCGGCCGGCGAGCTCGCCGTCCTGATGGGCAAGACCGGCGGATCGTCGGGCGCGGTCGCCGAGCGCCGGCATGTCGACGCGGACCTCGCCGCGGCGACACCTTTCGAGCAGCTTCTCCGACAGGCCGGCGCTCCCTCAAGCGCACGGACCGACCTGACTGCGTAG
- a CDS encoding alpha/beta fold hydrolase: MKIFRARRLHAVSVLTLIGMLPLTGVSATQVIGNAGGRQSVTSTAPSSESEPKPTVVLVHGAWADSSGWAKVTSDLQAQGYQVLAPPTPLRGLREDSEYLAAFLRDRTTGPVVLVGHSYGGAVITNAARSDKDVEALVYINAFVPDAGDSILGLLDPNHELDPADLFDFVRYPGAPDGDYDLYLKQSVFPGAIANGIPARAAAAMAAAQRPVTLSALTAESGAPAWKSLPSFYLLGTQDHIVPVALQSAMAKNAGAKITRVKAGHLPMITNPHTVEALIVEADRSTPTR; the protein is encoded by the coding sequence ATGAAGATCTTCCGCGCACGACGGCTGCACGCGGTCAGCGTTCTCACCCTCATCGGGATGCTGCCCCTGACCGGTGTCTCCGCAACTCAGGTGATCGGCAACGCGGGCGGTCGACAGTCAGTGACGAGCACGGCGCCTTCAAGTGAGTCGGAGCCCAAGCCCACGGTGGTGCTTGTCCACGGGGCCTGGGCGGACTCCTCGGGATGGGCGAAGGTCACCAGTGACCTGCAAGCCCAGGGCTACCAGGTCCTCGCGCCGCCGACTCCGCTGCGTGGGCTACGCGAAGACTCGGAGTACCTCGCCGCATTCCTCCGTGACCGAACCACCGGCCCGGTCGTCCTGGTCGGCCACTCGTACGGAGGAGCCGTCATCACAAACGCCGCCAGATCGGACAAGGACGTCGAGGCCCTCGTCTACATCAACGCGTTCGTTCCCGACGCGGGTGACAGCATCCTTGGGTTGCTGGACCCGAACCACGAGCTCGACCCGGCCGATCTCTTCGACTTCGTGCGGTACCCGGGCGCTCCGGACGGCGACTACGACCTCTACCTGAAGCAGAGTGTCTTCCCGGGCGCCATCGCGAACGGGATCCCGGCACGGGCTGCGGCTGCGATGGCTGCGGCCCAGCGGCCCGTCACCCTCAGCGCGCTCACGGCTGAGTCCGGCGCGCCGGCCTGGAAGTCGCTGCCGAGCTTCTACCTGCTCGGGACCCAGGACCACATCGTCCCCGTCGCCTTGCAGAGCGCGATGGCCAAGAACGCAGGGGCCAAGATCACCAGAGTCAAAGCGGGGCACCTCCCGATGATCACCAACCCGCACACCGTCGAGGCACTGATCGTCGAGGCCGATCGGTCGACGCCGACCAGGTAG
- a CDS encoding pyridoxamine 5'-phosphate oxidase family protein, translated as MSRNYHSIAFTEPVLDAQDRYGSRTAVHRTDRHLASPRPSSIGAADRTGSAPNTEAAETDGLDQIKDPLGRTERDFIAGRDGFYLATVATSGWPYVQFRGGPPGFVTTPDGHTLAWADFRGNRQYISTGNVAHDPRVSIIFMDYARRLRLKIFGVATINDVRHRGPSSSASAVPGYRAIVEREVRVEVKAFDWNCPQHITPRYTAEEVAPLLQPLRRRIDALEAENDLLRVRVASFLSDPETRLSQPQQPEESR; from the coding sequence ATGAGCCGCAACTACCATTCGATCGCATTCACCGAGCCGGTCCTGGACGCGCAGGACCGGTACGGAAGCCGGACCGCTGTCCACCGCACGGACCGGCATCTCGCCAGCCCGAGGCCTTCGAGCATCGGGGCGGCAGACAGGACGGGCTCAGCTCCGAACACCGAGGCTGCGGAGACCGATGGACTCGATCAGATCAAGGATCCCTTGGGCCGCACCGAACGAGACTTCATCGCCGGGCGGGACGGCTTCTATCTGGCGACGGTCGCCACCAGCGGTTGGCCGTACGTCCAATTCCGCGGCGGCCCACCAGGATTCGTGACAACCCCCGACGGGCACACCCTGGCTTGGGCCGACTTCCGAGGCAATCGTCAGTACATCAGCACCGGCAACGTGGCGCACGACCCGCGCGTATCCATCATCTTCATGGACTACGCCCGCCGGCTGCGCCTCAAGATCTTCGGAGTCGCGACCATCAACGATGTACGCCACCGAGGACCGTCGTCAAGTGCGTCCGCGGTCCCGGGGTACCGGGCGATCGTCGAACGTGAGGTGCGCGTCGAGGTCAAAGCGTTCGACTGGAACTGCCCTCAGCACATCACTCCGCGCTACACAGCCGAGGAAGTGGCGCCCTTGCTGCAACCGCTTCGGCGCCGCATTGACGCCCTAGAGGCCGAGAACGACCTTCTTCGCGTCCGGGTCGCATCATTCCTGTCGGACCCCGAGACACGTCTATCCCAGCCACAACAACCGGAGGAGAGCCGGTGA
- a CDS encoding DUF2630 family protein, which produces MNDDNILDRITALVDREHKLRSHRADGSLDERTEHHELHAVEAELDQCWDLLRQRRAKRDFGGDPDEAVPRSASVVKSYWQ; this is translated from the coding sequence GTGAACGACGACAACATCCTGGACCGGATCACCGCACTGGTCGATCGTGAGCACAAGTTGCGCAGTCATCGGGCAGACGGCTCCCTGGACGAACGGACCGAACACCATGAGCTGCACGCGGTCGAGGCGGAACTCGATCAGTGCTGGGACCTTCTCCGCCAACGTCGCGCGAAGCGGGACTTCGGCGGAGACCCTGATGAGGCCGTCCCCAGGTCCGCTTCAGTGGTCAAGAGCTACTGGCAGTAG
- a CDS encoding IS701 family transposase: protein MTSEDLQSWAAGLDGLFARVASRFGRVEPRRQARAYLVGLLAPVERKNGWQLAEAAGDSHPHRMQRLLNNVRWDPRDVRIDLRDYVIEQLGDPGGVLIVDETGFVKKGTRSAGVQRQYSGTAGRVENCQLGVFLAYATPRGRALMDAELYMPKSWLSDRDRCEQAGVPKEVGFATKPALAAAMLGRALEGGVPASWVTADEAYGQDHKFRLYLEKRKVGYVVAVPKSQSVGAGIGYGNTGSRADAVTADAPEQAWKRLSAGEGTKGLRLYDWAMATLPPHSEDHLGGPGGFQRWLLVRRSLTPNDRGELELAFYLCFGPTDTTLDQLIRIAGARWAIEECFQSAKNEVGLDQYQVRRYDGWHRHITLAMLAHAYLAVTAANAPKARAAWSPSPQPRSVVSWHT from the coding sequence GTGACGTCTGAGGATCTGCAGTCTTGGGCAGCAGGGCTGGATGGATTGTTCGCGCGGGTCGCGAGTCGGTTCGGTCGGGTAGAGCCGCGTCGGCAGGCGCGGGCATATCTCGTCGGGCTACTGGCGCCGGTGGAGCGTAAGAACGGCTGGCAACTGGCGGAGGCCGCAGGTGATTCCCACCCTCATCGGATGCAGCGATTGCTGAACAACGTGCGGTGGGATCCTCGAGATGTCCGCATTGACCTGCGTGATTATGTGATCGAGCAGCTTGGGGATCCGGGCGGCGTGCTGATCGTGGATGAGACCGGGTTCGTCAAGAAGGGCACCCGATCGGCCGGGGTTCAGCGGCAGTATTCAGGGACAGCGGGCCGGGTGGAGAACTGCCAACTCGGGGTGTTTCTCGCGTACGCGACGCCACGAGGGCGGGCGTTGATGGATGCCGAGCTGTATATGCCGAAGTCCTGGCTGAGCGACCGGGATCGCTGCGAGCAGGCCGGCGTCCCGAAGGAGGTGGGGTTCGCCACCAAGCCGGCGCTGGCGGCAGCGATGCTGGGCCGGGCCCTGGAAGGCGGAGTACCCGCTTCCTGGGTGACCGCGGACGAGGCGTACGGCCAGGATCACAAGTTCCGTCTCTACCTGGAGAAACGCAAGGTCGGGTATGTGGTCGCCGTACCCAAAAGTCAGTCGGTCGGCGCTGGCATCGGTTACGGCAACACCGGCTCACGAGCTGATGCGGTGACCGCAGATGCGCCTGAGCAGGCGTGGAAACGCCTGTCGGCGGGCGAGGGGACCAAGGGACTGAGGTTGTATGACTGGGCGATGGCGACCCTGCCGCCCCACTCGGAGGATCACCTCGGCGGACCCGGCGGCTTCCAGCGGTGGCTGCTGGTGCGCCGCAGCCTTACGCCCAATGACCGGGGCGAGCTGGAACTGGCCTTCTATCTGTGCTTCGGACCCACAGACACCACCCTGGACCAGCTCATTCGCATCGCCGGCGCCCGCTGGGCGATCGAGGAATGCTTCCAATCGGCCAAGAACGAAGTCGGCCTGGACCAGTACCAGGTCCGCCGCTACGACGGCTGGCACCGCCACATCACCTTGGCCATGCTCGCCCACGCCTACCTCGCCGTCACCGCTGCCAACGCCCCAAAAGCACGCGCGGCCTGGTCCCCCTCACCCCAGCCGAGATCCGTCGTCTCCTGGCACACCTGA
- a CDS encoding transcriptional regulator, whose product MSDQAVTWEELRAELVQPGDEQEVAQLRDELVARQRAYQLAEARRKLGLRQEDVAQAMGVSQARISQIESGVISEVATLAAYVTALGGQLKIVADFGDSAMVLDMPRGRRTG is encoded by the coding sequence ATGAGCGATCAGGCGGTGACATGGGAGGAACTGCGTGCTGAGCTTGTCCAGCCCGGCGACGAGCAGGAGGTCGCCCAACTCCGCGATGAGCTGGTAGCTCGTCAGCGCGCCTACCAACTCGCTGAAGCCAGACGCAAGCTTGGCCTGCGGCAGGAGGATGTCGCTCAGGCGATGGGCGTGTCACAGGCCCGCATCTCGCAGATCGAGAGTGGCGTGATCAGCGAAGTTGCCACCTTGGCCGCTTATGTGACGGCGCTCGGAGGTCAGCTCAAGATCGTGGCAGATTTCGGCGACTCTGCCATGGTGCTCGATATGCCTCGCGGTCGCCGTACTGGGTGA
- the trpB gene encoding tryptophan synthase subunit beta: MGEMSWSGRQGVAVPAAARAMSDPGATGRFGTYGGRYVPESLIPACHEIEAAFREAWSDPEFRGRLDTLLTVYAGRPTPLTPAWRLSHELGITLFLKREDLAHTGSHKINNVIGQALLAHRMGKERLLAETGAGQHGVATATAAALLGLKATVFMGERDIERQELNVLRMNVLGAEVVPVTTGSRTLKDACNEAMRHWVSSVDDSYYCIGSVMGPHPYPWMVREFQRVIGEEARAQCAAELPVGVPDYVVACVGGGSNAAGTFAGFADTTARLVGVEAEGGAAATFGRVGVLHGFRSLVLQDEDGQVTEAHSVAAGLDYPGIGPEHAHLRDGGRARYETVNDEEVVQALLCLARTEGILAALESSHAVAWVIRAAKSGEIAPGSTVMLTLSGRGDKDIASIKELL, translated from the coding sequence ATGGGAGAGATGTCCTGGTCCGGTCGGCAGGGCGTCGCGGTGCCCGCCGCCGCCCGCGCGATGAGCGACCCCGGCGCCACCGGCCGGTTCGGGACCTACGGCGGTCGGTACGTGCCGGAGTCGCTGATCCCGGCTTGTCACGAGATCGAGGCGGCGTTTCGTGAGGCCTGGAGCGACCCCGAGTTCCGCGGCAGGCTCGACACCCTGCTCACGGTCTACGCCGGTCGGCCCACTCCGCTGACCCCCGCCTGGAGGCTCTCCCATGAGCTCGGCATCACCCTGTTCCTCAAACGCGAGGACCTCGCGCACACCGGCTCACACAAGATCAACAATGTGATCGGCCAGGCGCTGCTCGCTCACCGCATGGGCAAGGAACGGCTGCTGGCCGAGACCGGCGCAGGCCAGCACGGCGTCGCCACGGCCACCGCCGCGGCGCTCCTGGGCCTCAAGGCGACCGTGTTCATGGGCGAGCGCGACATCGAACGGCAGGAGCTCAACGTTCTGCGGATGAACGTGCTGGGCGCGGAGGTCGTGCCGGTCACGACCGGGAGCCGCACCCTCAAGGACGCCTGCAACGAGGCGATGCGGCACTGGGTGTCGTCGGTGGACGACTCCTACTACTGCATCGGGTCGGTGATGGGCCCGCATCCCTATCCGTGGATGGTGCGCGAGTTCCAGCGGGTGATCGGTGAGGAGGCCCGCGCCCAGTGCGCCGCCGAACTCCCCGTCGGTGTGCCCGACTACGTGGTCGCCTGCGTCGGCGGCGGCTCCAACGCCGCGGGCACGTTCGCCGGCTTCGCCGACACCACCGCCCGGCTCGTCGGGGTCGAGGCCGAGGGCGGCGCGGCGGCGACCTTCGGCAGGGTCGGGGTGCTGCACGGCTTCCGCTCGCTGGTCCTCCAGGACGAGGACGGCCAGGTGACGGAGGCCCATTCGGTCGCGGCCGGCCTCGACTACCCGGGGATCGGCCCCGAGCACGCCCATCTACGCGATGGAGGGCGTGCCCGCTACGAGACCGTGAACGACGAAGAGGTCGTCCAGGCGCTGCTGTGCCTGGCCCGCACCGAGGGGATCCTGGCCGCGCTGGAGTCCTCGCACGCCGTGGCCTGGGTGATCCGGGCCGCCAAGTCCGGCGAGATCGCGCCGGGGTCGACCGTGATGCTGACTCTCTCCGGCAGGGGAGACAAGGACATCGCCTCCATCAAGGAGCTGCTGTGA
- the trpA gene encoding tryptophan synthase subunit alpha, translated as MTESLEEFLIARRGAGRPLLVPYVTAGVTPGWTDVVHAYADAGADAVELGFPFSDPMLDGVTIQEAAGRAIAAGTTVRGILKEVATLDVDVPLIAMTYSNLVVQRSAAEFCAALTASGLRGLIVPDSPLEEVGELADAAAAEGLDLVLLAAPSSSRAELREITERSRGFVYALTHMGTTGERGEIPEQAARLGRELKGLTDRPVLFGFGVSNPAQAAELAGHADGVVVASALMRKLLDGARPHELGEYVASIRRALA; from the coding sequence GTGACCGAGTCCCTGGAAGAATTCCTGATCGCACGCCGTGGCGCGGGGCGTCCCCTGCTGGTGCCCTACGTCACCGCCGGGGTCACCCCCGGGTGGACGGACGTCGTCCACGCCTACGCCGACGCCGGAGCCGACGCCGTCGAGCTGGGCTTCCCCTTCTCCGATCCCATGCTGGACGGCGTCACGATCCAGGAGGCCGCAGGCCGGGCGATCGCGGCCGGGACCACGGTCAGGGGGATCCTCAAGGAGGTCGCGACGCTCGACGTCGACGTGCCGCTCATCGCGATGACCTACAGCAATCTGGTGGTGCAGCGGAGCGCCGCGGAGTTCTGCGCGGCGCTCACCGCGAGCGGGCTGCGCGGGCTGATCGTGCCCGACTCACCCCTGGAGGAGGTCGGGGAGCTGGCGGACGCCGCGGCGGCCGAGGGCCTGGATCTCGTACTGCTCGCCGCTCCGTCCTCCTCCCGGGCCGAACTGCGTGAGATCACCGAGCGCAGCCGGGGCTTCGTCTACGCCCTGACCCACATGGGCACCACCGGCGAGCGCGGCGAGATTCCCGAACAGGCCGCCCGGCTCGGCCGCGAGCTCAAGGGACTCACCGACCGGCCGGTCCTGTTCGGTTTCGGAGTCTCCAACCCGGCGCAGGCCGCCGAGCTGGCGGGTCATGCCGACGGTGTCGTGGTGGCTTCGGCGCTGATGCGCAAGCTCCTCGACGGCGCCCGGCCACACGAACTGGGAGAATATGTGGCGAGCATTCGACGCGCACTCGCCTAG
- a CDS encoding GntR family transcriptional regulator, whose amino-acid sequence MSSTPRYRAIADDLTQKIKSGHYRAGEALPAQRELSALYGVTMMTLRQALQVLSGEGLIVQRAGRGTYVTPASAEYPLDTLRSLGDDLRRQGYPLRTEVLSAAIRQAPRSLTRLLGDAPAGRRALRLARVRHLLGQPAVHQISWIIEPHASAIKGTDFTETPLYTALTDVGARVHRATERVRPALLTGLVAARLRHPEGSPVFVSERATYDDQGALVVMDHATILGEWMEIRTERKATDLSLHWASQR is encoded by the coding sequence ATGAGCAGTACGCCCCGCTACCGCGCCATCGCCGACGACCTGACCCAAAAGATCAAGTCGGGCCACTACCGCGCGGGCGAGGCGTTGCCCGCGCAGCGTGAGCTCAGCGCCCTCTACGGCGTGACGATGATGACGCTGCGGCAGGCGTTGCAGGTCCTCAGCGGCGAGGGTCTGATCGTCCAGCGGGCCGGCCGCGGCACTTATGTGACGCCGGCCAGCGCGGAGTACCCCCTCGACACGCTGCGCAGTCTCGGCGACGATCTGCGCAGGCAGGGTTACCCCCTGCGGACCGAGGTGCTGTCGGCCGCGATCCGGCAGGCCCCGCGCTCGCTCACCCGGCTGCTGGGCGACGCGCCGGCCGGCCGCCGGGCCCTCCGGCTGGCACGCGTACGGCATCTGCTGGGTCAGCCCGCCGTTCACCAGATCTCCTGGATCATCGAGCCGCACGCCTCAGCGATCAAGGGGACCGACTTCACCGAGACCCCGCTGTACACCGCGCTCACCGACGTCGGCGCGCGAGTGCACCGGGCGACCGAACGGGTCAGGCCGGCCCTGCTCACCGGCCTGGTCGCGGCGCGGCTGCGGCACCCGGAGGGCAGCCCGGTCTTCGTCAGTGAACGGGCGACCTATGACGACCAGGGCGCCCTGGTCGTCATGGACCACGCCACGATCCTCGGCGAGTGGATGGAGATCAGGACCGAGCGCAAGGCCACGGACCTGTCGCTGCACTGGGCCTCCCAGCGCTGA